The nucleotide sequence GTTGGTGAATTTCTGGTTGAAAAGCGAAGGGTTGCAGCTTGCCATCACCTATATCGGGGTGCTGGTGTTTGTCGGCCTGACCGCGTACGACACGCAGAAACTGAAAAACATCGGTGAAGAACTGTCGGTCGATGACCGGGATAGTTTCCGCAAGTATTCGATCATGGGCGCGTTGACCCTGTATCTTGATTTCATCAACCTGTTCCTGATGCTGCTGCGTTTGTTCGGCAGCCGTCGTTGAGGCTGTTGACAAACAGCGGGATTGTTTTGTGAACGGCGAGGTCTGTCCGGCTGGTGAATGGTTTCGTGCGGGATACACGGTGTAGTTTCTTTGCTGCATCATCCCACGCACGATAAGGAGAGGCTCAAACGCCGCCTCTCCTTAACCACTGCTGGGGGCTAAACTGTGCCGCTGCGCGGTCCCTTCGGCGTTCGCCTTCGCTGTTCGGGCCGCCCGTGACGCGCTCCATGCGCGGCACGGGCTTTCGCCGCGTCCATGCGGCTCACCCGGCGAAGTCGTCCACCTCAGCACAGTTTTTGACGCCGGAAACCCCTTTGCCTGACACTTTTGTTATTTTCTGTTGTCATCCGTCGGCGCGCCTCCCACCTGTGTGAGTTGCGGACTGTGCGCCGGCAGCCAGCCGACCAGCGATGGGAAGCGTTTCAGAAAGTGGAACACCACTACGTTTTTGAGCATCTGCCAGTACGAGCGTTTCGGTAGTTGCGCAGGATCAACCCGCACGCAGTCTTCGCGCATAAGCCGGTGAAGGTTGTCCTGCAATTGCTGGTTGAAATCCCGGTCGTTGATAAACAGATTGGCTTCCAGATTGAGCGCCAGACTGAGCGGGTCCAGATTGCTGGAACCGACAGTAGTCCAGTGATCATCCTGCAATGCCACCTTGCCGTGCAGCGGCTGGCGGCGATATTCATAAATATCCACCCCGGCTTTCACCAGCCAGGGGTAGAGCAGGCGCGCCCCTATCAGGACGATCGGCATATCCGGCTGCCCCTGAATGATCAGCCGCACCCGCACATCCCGCCGCGCGGCTTTGCGCATCGCCCGCAGTAAGCGATAGCCGGGAAAGAAATAGGCATTGGCGATCACCACGTCACGTTTGGCTCGTCGCAGCATTTGCAGGTATTGGCGTTCGATGTCGCGGCGGTGCAGGCCGTTGTCGCGCCAGACAAACAGCGCCTGCGCGTTACCGGGCTGGGTGTTGCGCACGGCGCGGCGAAAGCGCCGCCGCCACCAGACACGTGGTTCCTCATTATGGGCCAGCGCCGCCAGCACAAACCGGTAGATGTCGTCCACCACCGGGCCGCGTACTTTCACGGCGTAATCCTGCTTGGCTTGCGGGCCGTAGTCGCTCAGGTGGTCGGCGGAATAATTGATGCCGCCTATCCAGGCGGTATGGCTGTCTACCACCACTATCTTGCGGTGCAGCCGCCGGAACAGGTTGGTGCGCATCAGGCCGAACAAGCGCGGAAGCGGGTCATAAAAATGAAAGCGTACCCCGGCTTCCACCATCGGCGCGAGAAAGGCGGGCGACAGGTCGTGCGAACCGTAGCCGTCGGCGGTGGCATCCACGCTGACGCCGCGCCGCGCCGCCGCGATCAGCGCTTCCCGCAACGCGTAGCCGACTTTGTCTTCAAACCAGATGAAGGTTTCCAGCACCACCCGGCTGCGAGCCTGACGGATCGCGTCAAACACGCTGGGGTAGAACTCGTCGCCATTCACCAACAGCTCAATCTGGTTGCCGTCGCGCCATTCGGTTTTCACAGGTGAATCTCCACCGCCAGCGGCGCATGGTCGGACAGGTGCGACCAGGGTTTGGACGGCAGCAACTTCGGGACGCTGGTCCGGGCGTTGCGCACGTAGATGCGATCGAGGCGCAGCAGCGGAAAGCGCGCCGGAAAGGTTCGCGCCGGTTTGCCGAAATGCTGGCTGAACACCTCTTCCAGACCGGCGCTGCGTTTGAGCAGGGCGCTGGCTTTCATCTGCCAGTCATTGAAATCCCCGGCGACGATCAACGGCGCCTCGGCGGGTAGCGTCGCCAGCAGGTCGCACAATAATGCCATTTGCTGCCGCCGGT is from Dickeya dianthicola NCPPB 453 and encodes:
- the clsB gene encoding cardiolipin synthase ClsB, producing MKTEWRDGNQIELLVNGDEFYPSVFDAIRQARSRVVLETFIWFEDKVGYALREALIAAARRGVSVDATADGYGSHDLSPAFLAPMVEAGVRFHFYDPLPRLFGLMRTNLFRRLHRKIVVVDSHTAWIGGINYSADHLSDYGPQAKQDYAVKVRGPVVDDIYRFVLAALAHNEEPRVWWRRRFRRAVRNTQPGNAQALFVWRDNGLHRRDIERQYLQMLRRAKRDVVIANAYFFPGYRLLRAMRKAARRDVRVRLIIQGQPDMPIVLIGARLLYPWLVKAGVDIYEYRRQPLHGKVALQDDHWTTVGSSNLDPLSLALNLEANLFINDRDFNQQLQDNLHRLMREDCVRVDPAQLPKRSYWQMLKNVVVFHFLKRFPSLVGWLPAHSPQLTQVGGAPTDDNRK